DNA sequence from the Uloborus diversus isolate 005 chromosome 1, Udiv.v.3.1, whole genome shotgun sequence genome:
ttaaataattttggcaaaaaagtgtcatgttgctGACTCTACATTTAGACAAAATACTGTAGAATGGCCatttagctttgttgtacaagcctgcttttttggtttctgctgaaaataaaggacaaaaaaccgtcaaattccaacattcccCTGTTAtttgtatggaatccaaaacttgtctcttcaaaaatctcaaaaactcatttcttcagatGCTGCTCTTTACCTTCCTGCAGAACATCAAACAAAACCATGATACCTTGCGGATGAAATTTTAGGTTCAATGCACTAAAAACTCCAAGTAAACAATGAATGCAGTACATCGTTCATTTGGGGCAGGTTGTGCATTGAGACAGCAGAAAAACGTGTACTTAGTTACCTATTAGAGTTTTGTCCCATTTGGTCATTATGAGAAAGAGTCTCTGACAATGAAGaatctttgttttaatttcagAATGAAGAAGGTTTTGTAAGAATATCTCACTTACCTAAGTTTTAacaggcgataagttccaatatcatcttctgtatggtccctaaaaactttgaactcgaatatctccttgagttttgatagcacaaattttcaagttttttttgttagtaatatttttcaatggagcttatttcttgaaatataagttagggggacctagggcccgtttaaaaaatcaaattttgtattttttgactcatttttatttttgcatcaaactttcttaactctgcatctgattttgaacatttttgcaattggaagtatgcatctaagagtaacggttgcgaaaatggaggtttttgcaggttaaaacggaacaccctgtatatgatgATATATGTCACAATATAtgtccaatatttattttttcaactatggtattttcaatgtgaaaatgaaattaatcatagtatcattgttcatttattattaaaaattaccaaaaagttatgtagtatatttttatgatgtattaatacatcattaatgtaacaaagtgATATAAtgttccatttttattttatattcagaaaattattagtaatgtaagtTACTTTAATAACATTTCTTATTTTCATCATTCATTTTCAAGGAGTAGCTTTTATCTGTTGTACAATACTTACATCTGTAAGTAAACAAAAGAAACATTTGCCTTTAGCTTGGAGTTGTTTTGCTAagtgatataattattttttgtacttttaatgtcatttttgtaACTCTTTGATAATTGGCATTCCTATAAATATGGcgtatttgatttcaattttaaacaaggtaaaagtgggaaaaaaataaaatgaaagtgttGGTTTGAATGTTAACAAAAGTGAAATGGTCAATACGGAAAATATTCTTATGATTAATGAACTTATCATGCAGTTCATTCTGTTACGTATATGTAAAatacatacatatttaaaaaGCTAAAATTCATCTAATGTTTCTATTACTTCTTTTTAGGGTGGAAGGCATTGAAGATGTGAGTATTATATAACTTTGTATATTAATATATCTGTTTTGTAACTATTTGAAATTCTAGAGTTATTGCATATTTTATGGGACACAAAATTGACTTCCTGTTCATTTTTAATCTTTAGGTTCAATATGAAATGAGCAGAATCAAGCAAAAATGTGAGTATTCAGGAGTTTGCACAAACTTCTTCACTCTACGGCCTGTATTTTCTGATAGCACTCatgtaattaacaatgttttggGAAAAGAGCTTCATGAATTCTACAGCTCCAAAAATTGTACtacagttttgtattttttaatcatacatagtagggtgggccgaaataaaccgaaatttttattttcgaaatcaattttggatagcgcgcaaaagttgttttgtgagctagttagcactcaaaaaatttcttggatattagaAAATATCTAACCAGCCctattttacactgaaaaaccgaaaagaaGAGATAAATgaattttgctcaatttttttttttttaaataaattccaaatattttgctgaaatgcaacaaaaatgttatataatgagctaGTTCGATCCCATAAAacgttttattgattttaatgaatatttaatcGTACCTttctgacatcaaaaattggagaaaaatgaaaaaatattggatttcttCAAAATCCcattctgaaaattatttttaaaatttattcatagactgattaattaaatagcactattgatcgtagtaattattatcacgcaatagtatcagtGATAATACATTTATATagacattttctagaattacatatagagagaataacattttgaaaaaaaatctacaaatttgatttataacacCTCACACATAATGAATTTTATCTTTTCGAATAATATTGTCCTTTgctatcaaatgatggaagttctttcctagcttgaagtttgtcACAAAtatatccatctcgtgcagttttaCCTCAAACCCTTATTGCAGCTTCAGTTATTAGTTTTACACAATGTTCCACAGCCTGCGTGTGACATGGAAATTTCTCGGAAAGTTAACTCTGTTGGctattctttgcacatttctttcaggtcttggtcttttagatgcagtGTAAGAGGTGTCTCtcttacaacacagtttgccgtATCAAATAAATCAACATACTCAACAGcctcaaaattgagtttaggaagCTTAAAAAATCGTATATCATCCAAGCttttcgtcttcttatttctagagttgaGAACATACCTAACGGCTAAATCCCAAATGTATTCTCGAGTCAAACAACATTtccaacagtagctgttcaggatgagcaaattatgcattatttgagaaaacttttaaaattaactgCTTAACTTTGTCTGGAAACTACTtcgcaagagaaatcattttccaaaaatgttgggcaccatactggcagatcggttttatttttatttcaaaccacaatGGAGCATAAACTagaattacatactttacaagcagtGTAAGATTTTCTGACGGATTTGGAGTGCCTATTTACAAGCGTAACAAGcagtttgcagttgtcagccatcatgcatgactgagtttgcctCAGCTTCTGTCAGCCACACTAGAAGggcaactaccatcttttacggcaagacagattcgaTACAAATactgttgttcagtacttaaattttgtaTATCTTCCATATCCAAAgtcagaagattgcagtcaattttatcaaatctgaccactggatttttttcaaaatctctgaGGAactgttcgatagctccagaatatgaatgtggtcctttgtgcaaccgtctatttccagaataagatgcctcagtggcaactcataaGTATGCAGCAGACATTTCCTCTGTAAAAGTCTTTTAAAATGTGTCTCAAGTCAACGAATTACTTCACCTTTCCATCCGTATTTAcagttgttccgtcacatccaataACCGATAAGTTGAGCAAGCTCATATAACACTTTTTCGCAAAGCCTATAATaccttgcaaaatttcttttgcacttccACCAGCTTTTTGCGATATGTATCTAAAATAGtagtaaaataatcttaggaataataaaaGCAGTTCAGCGCCATTTATTaaccaggagaaacaattggaaccgcaGATTAGGAAATAAGCATCTTGTAAACTagttttatttgagtgtgtgcatttttttttataattggtgaacaaatgtcgcataaaattgattgaattttcaatgtatattctAAGTAACGCTACATTTACATAACATTTCAGTATTagtacttattttgaaactacttctTAAACtattgttgctattttttttttttttttttttcattttctccatgtttcagtcttaaagagGCACAGCTAAGTATTCTACAAAATGTATAAACATCTTTGAGTGTTAAAACTGATTCATTGACTGATGCTTCTACTGCTTGCTAAAACtagtttaaaatgatttttttttttttggaaacccctgtttttttttttttttttgaaaaaaaagtacatttttgcacttttttttttcaatttttcaaggcCAAACAAGGCATGCTAAATATTTAgcaaattttgcgaaattttttgagggAGATAACagacccatatagcaacttttctacactatccaaaaacagatttccaaaaaaagttttctggCCCACCCTAATACATAGGGACTATAAGTTTACTTTATGTGTTTGTTCttcttatttaaagaaaatttgtttttttcttatatCAAATCTATCTTTAttgcatttaaaactttaaaagtcTGTACTTATAATTTACCTTACTTTTTGCGTTTTTTTCCCtcttactaaaaaaaaacttgtttttttttccttcttattttaaatctttcttttattCATAACGTTTAAAtctgtatttataattttcctaactttatatgtttttttttcctcaagaaaACAAGGTTTTTTCTCCAATTTCaaatctgtctttttttttaatttaaaacttctaaatctagaaaaattattattcttgtaaaatgtattttaatgcaTGTGAAAGCTTTCTTCTAAGTAAGCCTCTCGATCAGCCAAAAGGGTTCTGCTGTTCAgttaatcaatttgtatttgaaGATTTACTCTGAAACTTCactaaagaaattgaaatttaataacatttaacattatgcaaaaaaataaataaataagtgaacctAATAAGAGAAGAgatgaaataaaaaacttaatcaatgatttattttaagcaatgtttttataactaatttttctgAGTTTTAAGGCACTGTACTCAATTACTAAAtgagtattttatgtatttaataatttcatttaatgattttgttttagcTTAATTAGTCTATATCTTTTTCAGTACAAGAATTAAAAGCCCTTCAAGATAAAAATGTAACTCGACCATCTCTTGATGATTCTTTgcatgaagaaaaagaaattgaaaatgttaCTTTGGAAATTACCAGAGTATGTATCTAAAGTAAACTGTAATATAGTAAACCCTCATTAAACCAGAATTCAAACCTTATTAAACCAGAATTTGCTTAATCTGGACAGCCATGTAGATGTATTTACTGTACAAATTATTGCGAGTTAGTTTACTGTTTATGGcagtttttgttgttattttgtttaagctgtatttttcttaatttaggcGACCTGGATCCTCGATTGGTCCAGGTTTATAAGGTTCTACTCAAGGGTGTGCAAAGAAATTTCGGGGCCCTTCACCAATGACTGCCCTCCCCCtaccatattgtttacccctatatttcatgcttagttttaaaaagattGGGCCCCCTTCAGATTTTGGCTGGGCCaacaggtgccccccccccccgtgcatgcCCCTGGTTCTACTGTacaaatcttttaattttaaccaatttttCGTTATGTTGTTTGTTTGTCatactttgaaaatgtttcacaATGTTTGTGTATTTGCAGATGTTCCatcattgccaaaaaataattcacCAGATTCGTGAAAGAAGTCGTGGAACCACCGCAAGAGATTTTCAAGTGAGCCAGAATGTGCTTTCGTCCTTAGTCAGCTCTTTGCAGGAGCTTTCTTCAAGATTTCATTCCACACAGTCCGAACACTTGAGGCGTatgtttcaatttttagcatattggATACCTTTCctataatttgattttcattccATTCTTCatgttcaaaaatagtttttaatatcattttcagTAGTAAATTGCATTGATGGGCTTTGAAAGTTGTgcagcaattttttgaaacaatatcaTTGAAAGCTGTTTTAGATAGCTACCCATGTTTTGGAATAAGCAATTCTCATTTTCATGCCTAGCCATCATTGAGggttaactaaaataaaatagcgcttcacaaatttaatttgaaaacaaaaaagaaaaaaaagaagattgtttaagaattataatatttattttaatacatttttgtgaCGATTCAATAAGCTGTTTTGTGTTAATGTCTTCTAGCTTGGTAAAGTATCAAAATGTTCTTTGATTGAAACTCAtgatattagaacaaaaaaagcaCTATTTGGTaaattcaaaaggtttttttaatttcattaacccTTTTACTACAACACTGGAACTACAGTTGTATCAGGAAGATTATCGTTTTGCTATTATGCTTACAATATAAACAGGACATAACAGACATGATTTTCACTAAATAATAGATTTAATATCCCATGGGTGTTAGGAAGGGAGCAAAAGACTTCATTCCTCTGCCATCACATTTCAAACAGCATGCAAGTACTATGGTAGAGTATAACTCCTGGTACAAGTACCCAATTTTATTTTATGGAGCTAAGTCTATTGATGCATTATATTTTGAAGGTAGCTTAGCTTAAGCTTAAAAGTACATTAGAGAAAAGTACTCTGCATACATGTACAGTGAAgcccgtttatacgtttctcttttatacgtttttatcagttatacgttttaaatgaaatttatttcccTGCAGAATCAAATATACATTAACCTTtacctattatatgttttttcatttgtacgcttttttcatacagtccctttaaaaatgtataaacggGTATTCACTTGTCTTGAATcacatttgcatttttaaaatcccTTTTTAGAGTGTATATTGATATTTTTGGTGTTTCCCCAGCTATTTTCTATTTTTGACATCTTAGTATAtctttcatttaattattatttttttgtttttatatttttgcattgagTCATTTTTAGAGGATTTTTTCCCAACACTTTTACCTTTTAAGTTGTAAATTTAATATAACAGCCCCTTGTTGCCCTGCtcagtatttttttcattgtttcctttaaaattagaattaaataaaatCTTTCTTTAAGTTTGAGAttcttgaagtaaaaatattgcattctacaagaaaaattgtttctactttTTTAGTCAATGTGCAAAACTGGTTATTGTTCTATTCACCAAAATTCTCTACAGTTTAAGTTGTAACTTCGGATTATTTTTTACCAAgacattttaaacacttttaatttttttttttttggggggggggggggggtcttaaaagaACAATTAGTAagcaaatctgtttttttttaattaaagaaattgtcTTAATATGATTGTAGAATTTATTATTTTCGGTAGCTACTGGTAAATGGATCGAGTGAAGCCCTTTTATGTTTTTGCATCAGCTCTCTTTGGTTTGTGTCACACACTCCGCTGTTTGCGTGTTCTTGTTGTTGTAAATCtgaaagaaattaagagaattcgagagttaaaaataaaatggtggTTATGTGATGTGTGCATTTTTCTAAGAAGACATAAACATActacaatgataataataaaaaagttgttGGTTTCACACATCATTTATTTGCTTGCTAAGAGAATTGCCACTTTTCATGACCTTGGTTACATTGCATTGTTTTGCTGTCTCCCTGCAAGTTCACTTAGTTCCTCTTAACATTCatgttttaatataatttaaatttgagaaaaaatattgtttatattgatttttcaatTATAAGGAACtattttgctctaaaagttttttttaagaatttttttaacgaCATTCCTTGCTATGTACACTTGTATagattgtttggatttttaaaatccaGGTTTTAATAATATACACAAAAATAGAAATGCAGTTatgccaaaatattattttaatgttatgtCCATAATAACTTTCAGCTCTCCTCAGCATTCATTTTGGTTATTAGTTAATTGTTAATTAAGGTAATCCATTGAGCTGGTTAAAAGCATTGTACTGTCTGagcacggattgtatggaaagacaaacatccgttttacggCCGGAAATAGACGAATCTAtaattttttagcgatgtcagcttttgcagaagcagagtctcattcaatgAGTGGAAtacatgcatcaaattttttcttttccccctcatttagatagattcgtcttatctggacgtttgaaaattccatacaatccgtggttgggcTATAGTCTTGTAAGATTTCCAAAAGTTTCAGCCCGGATCATAATGCATCATTATTGGGTGTTAGGTAACACTcataaaaattttccccatgggaTTGCTAGGTATGTAGGATGAGTATCAACCACTTTTATAATTTATGCAACTTTAATTACAGTTGTTTTATAGATAtctttgaagtttattttttgtaatgtttatgAAGATTGTTtgttaaaatgttactttttttttcctctccataTTTACAtgattttaacaattatttattaAGCTACATTATGTCGCTTATATAGGTATCTTCTTAAGAtgtattaattatatttatatattttcagaaTTAAGATCAAGAGAAGAAAAATCACAGCAGTTTTTTAACTCACCTTACCTACAGAAGTCGAATGACA
Encoded proteins:
- the LOC129234441 gene encoding syntaxin-16-like isoform X2, encoding MAATINVTCRNLTDVFVLMRNNSLQNKNIFSDQVLDDKVALVSSRELDNGHSFSRCIDVPPVWVEGIEDVQYEMSRIKQKLQELKALQDKNVTRPSLDDSLHEEKEIENVTLEITRMFHHCQKIIHQIRERSRGTTARDFQVSQNVLSSLVSSLQELSSRFHSTQSEHLRQLRSREEKSQQFFNSPYLQKSNDISAFDSLQEDNYNQALDYSYKSCGYMYRNHDDLLIFRFKAF